Proteins encoded together in one Kutzneria kofuensis window:
- a CDS encoding aldo/keto reductase — protein MQTRRIGDAQVSAIGLGGMPMSIEGRPDEARSIATVHAALDAGITFFDTADAYSLGGPEVGHNETLIARAVASWGGDTSDVLIATKGGHLRPGDGSWTLDGRPEYLKQAADASLKRLGVDVIGLYQFHRPDPQVDYADSVGAIRDLLDAGKIRYAGISNANPEQIKLADEILGGRLVSVQNQFSPAFRSSEPELELCDEMGIAFLPWSPFGGIQRAAELGNRFAPFAEIAADKGVSPHVLTLAWMLAKSPVVVPIPGASRPETIQDSATAVDVKLTAEEMARLDAA, from the coding sequence ATGCAGACTCGCCGCATCGGCGACGCCCAGGTCAGCGCGATCGGACTCGGCGGCATGCCGATGTCCATCGAGGGGCGGCCGGACGAGGCGCGCAGCATCGCCACCGTGCACGCCGCCCTCGACGCCGGCATCACCTTCTTCGACACCGCCGACGCCTACTCGCTGGGCGGCCCCGAGGTCGGGCACAACGAGACGCTGATCGCGCGGGCCGTCGCCAGCTGGGGCGGCGACACGTCCGACGTGCTGATCGCCACCAAGGGCGGGCACCTGCGCCCCGGCGACGGCAGCTGGACGCTGGACGGCCGCCCCGAGTACCTCAAGCAGGCCGCCGACGCCTCGCTCAAGCGGCTCGGCGTCGACGTCATCGGGCTCTACCAGTTCCACCGGCCCGACCCCCAGGTCGACTACGCCGACTCCGTCGGCGCCATCCGGGACCTGCTGGACGCCGGCAAGATCCGCTACGCCGGCATCTCCAACGCCAACCCGGAGCAGATCAAGCTGGCCGACGAGATCCTCGGCGGCCGGCTGGTGTCCGTGCAGAACCAGTTCTCGCCGGCCTTCCGGTCCAGCGAGCCGGAGCTGGAGCTGTGCGACGAGATGGGCATCGCCTTCCTGCCGTGGAGCCCCTTCGGCGGCATCCAGCGCGCCGCCGAGCTGGGCAACCGGTTCGCTCCGTTCGCCGAGATCGCCGCCGACAAGGGCGTCAGCCCCCACGTGCTGACGCTGGCCTGGATGCTGGCCAAGTCGCCGGTGGTCGTGCCGATCCCCGGCGCCAGCCGGCCGGAGACGATCCAGGACTCCGCCACCGCCGTCGACGTCAAGCTGACGGCCGAGGAGATGGCCCGGCTGGACGCCGCCTAG
- a CDS encoding LysR family transcriptional regulator codes for MELRQLEYFVAVAEECHFTRAAQRMHVAQSGLSASIRSLERELGATLFLRSTRQVELTEAGRALLVEARRALTNVAAAKDAVAAVQGLLRGRLAVGTIQCLCTVDLPGVLARFSRAHPGVDIQLRHDSSGALVEQVRAGRLDVAFVTRPPRIPDEVMVTPLDTLPMMLACGPEHPFAERDSVDLRELDGLPFVDYHPDWGTRDTVDRLLAANCLDRHVALEVNDVHSLLDLVGNGLGVAILPGNFVHKGSRARFVPLTGPAPTWETAIVTPASHSAAASVLLDMVAPRSRLQPV; via the coding sequence GTGGAACTGCGTCAGCTCGAGTACTTCGTCGCGGTCGCCGAGGAGTGCCACTTCACCCGCGCCGCCCAGCGCATGCACGTGGCCCAGTCCGGCCTGTCGGCGTCCATCCGCTCGCTGGAACGGGAGCTCGGCGCGACGCTGTTCCTGCGCAGCACCCGGCAGGTGGAGCTGACCGAGGCGGGCCGGGCGCTGCTGGTCGAGGCCCGGCGCGCGCTGACCAACGTGGCCGCGGCCAAGGACGCCGTCGCCGCGGTGCAGGGCCTGCTGCGCGGCCGGCTGGCCGTCGGCACCATCCAGTGTCTGTGCACAGTGGACCTGCCCGGCGTACTTGCTCGATTCAGCCGAGCCCATCCCGGCGTGGACATCCAGCTCCGCCACGACAGCTCCGGCGCGCTGGTCGAGCAGGTCCGCGCCGGCCGGCTCGACGTCGCCTTCGTGACGAGGCCGCCGCGCATTCCGGACGAGGTCATGGTGACCCCGCTCGACACCCTGCCGATGATGCTGGCCTGCGGACCTGAGCACCCCTTCGCCGAGCGCGACAGCGTCGACCTGCGGGAACTCGACGGCCTGCCGTTCGTGGACTACCACCCCGACTGGGGCACCCGGGACACCGTGGACCGGCTGCTCGCCGCCAACTGCCTGGACCGGCACGTGGCGCTGGAGGTCAACGACGTGCACTCGCTGCTCGACCTGGTCGGCAACGGTCTGGGCGTGGCCATCCTGCCCGGCAACTTCGTGCACAAGGGATCGCGGGCCCGCTTCGTGCCGCTGACCGGCCCGGCCCCCACCTGGGAGACCGCGATCGTCACGCCGGCGTCGCACAGTGCAGCGGCCAGCGTGCTGTTGGACATGGTTGCCCCGCGGAGCCGGCTGCAGCCTGTGTGA
- a CDS encoding SAM-dependent methyltransferase: MERPEIDLRSASVARIFDYYLGGAHNFAVDRVLADAAAKLMPELPQMMQLHRRFLARAMRYLVGQGVTQFLDLGSGLPTAGGSAELARRLEPSSRVVLVDNDPAVIAHGKHLLDSANTAVVLGDICEPDVVLDHPETRRLLDFDQPVGLLLVGVLDFVGDVDLPAVIARYRDRVTAGSHIALTNFSVEGGLEDYQRTEQLYRDNTTIDFHPRSAAEVTELLAGFDLAEPGVVDISLWRPEAVEDLDEHPERSAAYVAVGRKP, translated from the coding sequence GTGGAGCGCCCGGAGATCGACCTGCGCAGCGCGAGCGTGGCCAGGATCTTTGACTACTACCTGGGTGGCGCGCACAACTTCGCCGTCGACCGCGTCCTCGCCGACGCCGCCGCGAAGCTGATGCCCGAGCTGCCGCAGATGATGCAGTTGCACCGCCGCTTCCTCGCGCGCGCCATGCGGTACCTGGTCGGCCAGGGCGTCACGCAGTTCCTCGACCTCGGCTCGGGCCTGCCCACCGCCGGCGGCTCGGCCGAGTTGGCCCGCCGGCTGGAGCCGTCCAGCCGGGTGGTGCTGGTGGACAACGATCCGGCGGTCATCGCGCACGGCAAGCACCTGCTCGACTCGGCCAACACCGCCGTGGTGCTGGGCGACATCTGCGAGCCGGACGTGGTGCTCGACCATCCCGAAACCCGTCGGCTGCTCGACTTCGACCAGCCGGTCGGCCTGCTTCTGGTGGGAGTCCTCGACTTCGTCGGCGACGTCGACCTGCCCGCGGTGATCGCCCGCTACCGGGACCGGGTCACGGCCGGCAGTCACATCGCGCTCACCAACTTCTCCGTGGAGGGCGGTCTCGAGGACTACCAGCGCACCGAGCAGCTCTACCGGGACAACACGACCATCGATTTCCACCCCAGGAGCGCGGCGGAGGTGACCGAGTTGTTAGCCGGCTTCGACCTGGCGGAACCTGGAGTGGTGGACATTTCGTTGTGGCGTCCAGAGGCGGTGGAGGACCTGGATGAGCATCCCGAGCGCAGCGCGGCCTACGTGGCGGTGGGGCGTAAGCCATGA
- a CDS encoding putative bifunctional diguanylate cyclase/phosphodiesterase: MTEPVAAGMEAFAQSWASAIIGTSYVPMTKAEVVDHLRGLTELLVEALLADTFRTSAAHEVGIRLVEAHFTGTETLDRTVQLMGDDLLTELGRDSEPHLRARVAALQGALSAGYAQSLRERTLDEQEAIREAVLDARDHAEAALRASEARFRAVFAEAAIGMGISDTDGNILEVNQSLQDMLGYPASELRQRNLRSLMHPADAESVWVYYEQLLHGERDHFRVEKRFNRRDGEAVWTHLTISLVRDDDGQPAYQVAMVEDVTDRHLLQNRLRYQALHDPLTTLPNRALFLERLSKAFDGASGTRIGLCYLDLDGFKVINDSLGHDIGDQLLVAVANRLDESVAGDGRLVARMGGDEFVILIEGSTGTQSIVDIADRVLDSLTGPIRIDGHELSVSASIGLVEREINGTTSADLMRDADITLYWAKADGKSRWALYDPERNAREVARFTLSATMPAALERDEFYVDYQPLVRLDDSKVLGVEALVRWQHPEFGRLAPDRFIELAEETGLIVPLGRWVLRKACQQARWWLDAFGDATPFVSVNLAVRQSRDPALVSDVKSILEEFALPPHLLQLELTESAIMGTADEPLEALRQLSGMGVRIAIDDFGTGYSNLAYLKHLPVHELKIAGSFMEGMRAADGADPVDAKIVSTLVSLAHALGLTVTAEGVETPSQAERLRKIGCDAGQGWLFARPGTPDQIEVLF, translated from the coding sequence GTGACTGAGCCCGTCGCGGCCGGCATGGAGGCCTTCGCGCAGTCGTGGGCCTCGGCGATCATCGGCACCAGCTACGTGCCGATGACCAAGGCCGAGGTCGTCGACCACCTGCGCGGGCTGACCGAGCTGCTGGTCGAGGCGCTGCTCGCGGACACGTTCCGCACGTCCGCGGCGCACGAGGTCGGCATCCGGCTGGTGGAGGCCCACTTCACCGGCACCGAGACGCTGGACCGCACCGTCCAGCTGATGGGCGACGATCTGCTCACCGAGCTGGGCCGGGACAGCGAGCCGCACCTGCGGGCCCGCGTCGCCGCGTTGCAGGGCGCGCTGTCCGCGGGGTACGCGCAGAGCCTGCGGGAGCGGACGTTGGACGAGCAGGAGGCGATCCGGGAGGCCGTGCTGGACGCCCGCGACCACGCCGAGGCGGCGCTGCGGGCCAGCGAGGCCCGGTTCCGCGCGGTGTTCGCGGAGGCCGCGATCGGCATGGGCATCTCCGACACCGACGGCAACATCCTGGAGGTCAACCAGTCGCTGCAGGACATGCTCGGCTACCCGGCCTCGGAGCTGCGGCAGCGCAACCTGCGCTCGCTGATGCACCCGGCCGACGCGGAGAGCGTGTGGGTCTACTACGAGCAGCTGCTGCACGGCGAGCGTGACCACTTCCGGGTGGAGAAGCGGTTCAACCGGCGCGACGGCGAGGCGGTGTGGACGCACCTGACCATCTCGCTGGTCCGTGACGACGACGGGCAGCCGGCCTACCAGGTGGCGATGGTCGAGGACGTGACCGACCGGCACCTGCTGCAGAACCGCCTGCGCTACCAGGCGCTGCACGACCCGCTGACCACGCTGCCGAACCGGGCGCTGTTCCTGGAGCGGCTGAGCAAAGCCTTCGACGGGGCGTCGGGCACCCGGATCGGGCTGTGCTACCTGGACCTCGACGGCTTCAAGGTGATCAACGACAGCCTCGGCCACGACATCGGCGACCAGCTGCTGGTCGCGGTGGCCAACCGGCTGGACGAGTCGGTGGCCGGCGACGGCCGGCTGGTGGCCCGGATGGGCGGCGACGAGTTCGTCATCCTGATCGAGGGCTCCACCGGCACCCAGTCCATTGTGGACATCGCCGACCGGGTGCTGGACTCGCTGACCGGGCCGATCCGGATCGACGGGCACGAGCTGTCGGTGTCGGCCAGCATCGGGTTGGTCGAACGGGAGATCAACGGGACCACCTCCGCGGACCTCATGCGGGACGCGGACATCACGCTGTACTGGGCCAAGGCCGACGGCAAGAGCCGGTGGGCGCTCTACGACCCGGAGCGCAACGCCCGCGAGGTCGCGCGGTTCACGCTGTCCGCGACCATGCCGGCGGCGCTGGAGCGGGACGAGTTCTACGTCGACTACCAGCCGCTGGTTCGCCTGGACGACAGCAAGGTTCTCGGCGTCGAGGCGCTGGTTCGCTGGCAGCACCCGGAGTTCGGGCGGCTGGCGCCGGACCGGTTCATCGAGCTGGCCGAGGAGACCGGGCTGATCGTGCCGCTGGGCCGGTGGGTGCTGCGCAAGGCCTGCCAGCAGGCCCGGTGGTGGCTGGACGCGTTCGGCGACGCGACGCCGTTCGTCAGCGTCAACCTGGCCGTGCGGCAGTCCCGGGACCCGGCGCTGGTCTCGGACGTGAAGTCGATCCTGGAGGAGTTCGCCCTGCCGCCGCACCTGCTGCAGCTGGAGCTGACCGAGAGCGCGATCATGGGCACCGCCGACGAGCCGCTGGAGGCGCTGCGCCAGCTGTCCGGCATGGGTGTGCGCATCGCCATCGACGACTTCGGCACCGGGTACTCGAACCTGGCCTACCTCAAGCACCTTCCGGTGCACGAGCTGAAGATCGCCGGCTCGTTCATGGAGGGCATGCGGGCCGCCGACGGGGCCGACCCGGTCGACGCCAAGATCGTCAGCACCCTGGTCTCGCTGGCCCACGCGCTCGGGCTGACCGTGACCGCCGAGGGCGTGGAGACGCCGTCGCAGGCCGAGCGGCTGCGCAAGATCGGCTGCGACGCCGGGCAGGGCTGGCTGTTCGCCCGGCCGGGGACGCCGGACCAGATCGAGGTTCTGTTCTAG